In Pseudoalteromonas tetraodonis, the genomic window CGATTACTTGTGGATCAAGCTGACGTGAAGATGAATCAAGAGGGTCTACCGCTGGGTAGATACCTAGTGATGCGATATCACGTGAAAGTACCACTGTTGCATCTAAGTGAGCAAACGTTGTTGCTGGAGATGGATCCGTTAAATCATCCGCAGGTACGTATACCGCTTGGATTGAAGTAATTGAACCCGTCTTAGTAGATGCGATACGCTCTTGAAGTACACCCATTTCTTCAGCAAGTGTAGGCTGGTAACCTACCGCTGATGGCATACGACCAAGAAGTGCTGATACTTCTGTACCCGCAAGTGTGTAACGGTAGATGTTATCTACGAAGAAAAGTACGTCACGACCTTCGTCACGGAACTTCTCAGCCATAGTAAGACCTGTTAACGCTACGCGTAAACGGTTACCCGGTGGCTCGTTCATCTGACCGTATACAAGCGATACTTTATCAAGTACGTTTGAATCGTTCATTTCATGGTAGAAATCGTTACCCTCACGAGTACGCTCACCAACACCTGCGAATACTGAGTAACCGCTGTGCTCGATTGCGATGTTACGGATAAGTTCCATCATGTTTACGGTTTTACCAACACCGGCACCACCGAATAAACCAACTTTACCACCTTTAGCGAATGGACATACAAGGTCGATTACCTTGATACCCGTTTCTAAAAGTTCTACTGAGCTTGATTGCTCTTCGTAAGTAGGTGCTGCACGGTGGATAGACATACGCTCGTCTTCACCGATTGGACCTGCTTCATCAATTGGCTCACCAAGTACGTTCATGATACGACCTAGGGTCTTAGTACCAACTGGAACTTGAATTGCTTCGCCTGTGTTTGCTACTGCAGCACCACGACGTAAACCGTCTGTAGTACCTAGTGCGATAGTACGTACCACACCGCCACCTAGCTGCTGTTGAACTTCTAAAGTCAAACCAGCTAAATCGCCATCTGTTACTTTTAGCGCGTCATATACGGCTGGCACGCTGTCTTGTGGAAATTCGATATCCACAACGGCGCCGATAATTTGGACGACCTTACCTAAACTCATGTCTATTCCTCTCGTTAATCTTTGCCTGAAGCATTAAACTGCTGCTGAACCAGAACAAATCTCACTAATTTCTTGTGTGATTGCTGCTTGGCGAGCTTTGTTATATACAAGCTGTAACTCATCCATAAGGTCACCGGCATTATCAGTTGCAGCTTTCATTGCAACCATGCGGGCAGCCTGTTCAGAGGCAGCGTTTTCAACTACACCTTGGTATACTTGAGACTCAATGAAACGTACTAACAAAGACTCTAAAATAGCCTCTGGGTTTGGTTCATATAAGTAATCCCACGCATGTGTAGATACTTCTTCTTCAGCTTTTGGCAAAGGGAGTAACTGATCTACTATTGGCTCTTGCTTCATGGTATTAACAAAGTTGTTATATACCAGGAATAAACGGTCAATTTTACCTTCAGAGAATGCATCTAGCATTATTTTTACTGGACCAATTACGTCCTGTACTGAAGGCTTATCTCCAAGACCTGCTTTTTTAGCAAGTACTTGACCACCAAAACGTTGAAAGAAGCCAGCTGCTTTACTACCTAAAGTAGCAAAATCAGCATCTACGCCTTTTTCTTTCCACGCTTTAATCTCTAATGCGACTTTTTTAAACTCGTTTGAGTTTAAACCGCCACACAGACCACGGTCAGTAGAGATAACAATATAACCAACTCGTTTTACTTCACGTTCTTCTAAGAACGGGTGAGTAAAATCAAGATTTGCTTGAGCAACACGACCAATCACTTTACGTAATTTTTCAGCGTATGGACGGCTTGAAGCCACTCGTTCTTGCGCCTTTTTCATTTTAGACGCAGCAACCATTTCCATTGCGCTAGTGATCTTTTGAGTATTTTTAATACTGCCGATCTTGCTTTTAATCTCTTTTCCGCTGGCCATGACTCTCTCTCCGAATCAAGGTGTGCTTTAAGATATAAAGCACACCATTAATAACTAAATTACCAAGTTTGCGTAGACTTGAACTTCTCTAGAAGTTCTTTAAGCTGCGCTTCGATCTCGGCGTTGTAGTTACCAGTTTCATTGATTTGAGCCATAAGCTCTGCGTATGTGCTATTTGCGTAAGAAAGTAAAGCCGCTTCGAAATCCATAATTTTAGCGATTTCGATGTCTTTTAAGTAACCTTTCTCAGCTGCGAATAACGACAAAGACATTTCAGCAACAGACATTGGCGCGTACTGTTTCTGCTTCATTAGCTCTGTTACACGCTCACCATGCTCAAGTTGAGCACGAGTAGCATCATCAAGGTCAGACGCGAACTGCGAGAACGCAGCTAATTCACGGTACTGAGCTAGGGCTAGACGGATACCGCCACCTAGTTTCTTAACGATTTTAGTTTGTGCAGCACCACCAACACGCGATACCGAGATACCAGCATTTACTGCCGGACGGATACCTGAGTTGAATAAGTCAGTTTCTAAGAAGATCTGACCATCGGTGATAGAGATAACGTTTGTCGGTACGAACGCAGAAACGTCGCCGCCTTGAGTTTCAATGATAGGCAATGCCGTCAATGAACCTGTTTTACCTTTCACTTCACCGTTAGTGAATTTTTCAACGTAATCAGTGTTTACACGTGATGCACGCTCTAAAAGACGCGAGTGAAGGTAGAATACGTCACCTGGGTATGCTTCACGGCCTGGTGGACGCTTAAGTAGCAATGAGATTTGACGGTAAGCAACAGCTTGCTTAGATAAATCATCATATACGATTAATGCGTTTTCACCACGGTCACGGAAGTATTCACCCATAGTACAGCCCGAGAACGGTGCTAAGTACTGAAGTGCCGCAGATTCAGAAGCAGATGCTACAACTACGATAGTATTTGCAAGTGCACCGTGCTCTTCTAATTTACGTACTACGTTAGCAATAGTAGATGCTTTTTGACCAACCGCTACGTACACACACTTAACGCCTGTGTCTTTTTGGTTGATGATTGCATCGATTGCTAGTGCAGTTTTACCTGTTTGGCGGTCACCGATAACAAGCTCACGCTGACCACGACCAACTGGGATCATAGCATCGATAGATTTGTAACCAGTTTGCACTGGCTCATCTACTGATTGACGCTCGATTACACCTGGTGCAATTTTTTCTACAGGTTCAAACCCGTCGTTATCTAAAGCGCCTTTACCATCGATAGGAGCACCTAGTGTGTTTACAACACGACCAAGTAGACCCGCACCAACAGGAACTTCTAAAATACGACCAGTTGTGTATACTTTTACGCCTTCTGTAAGGTCAGCGTAAGGACCCATTACTACTGCACCAATTGAGTCGCGCTCAAGGTTTAGTGCGATAGCATAACGGTTGCCAGGAAGCTCAATCATCTCACCTTGCATACAGTCAGCTAGACCGTGGATGCGAATGATACCGTCAGTAACAGATACAATTGTACCTTCGTTACGAGCTTCACTTACAACTTCGAACTTCTCAATACGTTGTTTGATCAGATCTGAAATTTCAGTGGAATTAAGTTGCATGCTCTTTTTCCCAATTACGATTGTAGTGTTGTGGCTAAGCGATTTAATTTACCGCGTAAAGAGCCGTCAATTACAGTGTCACCCGCCTTGATAATAAGGCCGCCAACAACTGTAGCGTCTTCACTACAATTCAGCTTAACTTTGCGTGCGAAACGTTTTTCAAGTGCCGCTACCAATGATTCTTGCTGCGCTGCAGCAAGAGGCGTTGCCGAAATCACGTCAATATCGATTTCTTTGTCATAGTCTGCTTTTAAAGCAGAAAATAAATGAGCAACTTCAGGTAGTGCAATCAAACGTCCATTTTCAGCCATCACCTTAACTAGGTTCTGACCTTGTTCGTTGAGCTGCTCACCACATAAGTTAATAAATAACTCAGCTTGTGCAGTAGCAGTAGGCAATCCAGCTAAAATGGTTGATGCCTGTTCATTGCTGGCAACGTGGCCAGCAAAGAACAACATGTCATTCCAACTTTCAATGGTGCCTTTTTCAACGGCAAGTTCAAAAGCCGCTTTAGCGTATGGGCGAGCGATAGTAGTCAATTCAGACATGCTCATACCCTCCTAATTACAGCTCAGCGACAAGTTTTTCAACGATGTCACTATGTGCGGCTTGATTGATTTCGCGCTCTAAAATTCTTTCTGCGCCAACCACAGCCAGAGTTGCTACTTTCTTACGTAGCTCTTCTGTCACACGGTTACGCTCTGATTCAATTTCAGAGTGCCCTTGAGCAATAATTTTTTCACGCTCTTGCTGACCACGAACAGTTTCTTCGTCAACAATTAGCACGGCACGCTTTTTAGCTTGATCAATGATATCAGCCGCTTGAGCCTTTGCATCTTTAAGCTGTTCTGCAGCTTTGTGTTGCGCAAGTTCTAAGTCTTTTTCGGCTCTATCAGAGGCAGCTAAACCATCTTCGATTTTCTTCTGGCGAGCTTCAATTGCACCGTTTAGTGGTGGCCATACGTATTTCATACAAAATAATACGAACACCGTAAACGCAATTAATTCACCGATAAGAGTGGCGTTTAAGTTCACAACCGCTCCTCCTTAAATAGTAAGCTGTTCAAAAAATAAAATTAAAGTACGAACAACAATACCATCGCGATACCAACACCAATCATTGCTACAGCATCGATTAGACCAGCAAGGATAAACATTTTAACTTGTAGCGATGGTGCAAGCTCAGGTTGACGCGCACATGCTTCAAGGAATTTACCGCCCATGTTACCAAAACCGATTGCTGTACCGATTGCACCGAAGCCGATAAGTAAAGCTACTGCGATGTACTTAAGACCTAATACTAGTTCCATTTTTTTCTCCAAAGTTTCAATTGTAATTAAAAGTAAAAATTAAAAGTTATAAATTAGTGATTATCCGAACTTGCCATGCTTAGGTATACGATTGTAAGCATCATAAATACGAATGCTTGCAATACAATTACCAAGATATGGAATACAGCCCACACAAAGTGTAACGGTAGTTGCATTAAACCTATTGCACCGATAAGGATGAAGATTAACTCACCTGCATATAAGTTACCGAACAAACGCAGTGCCAGTGAAAACGGCTTAGAAACCAATGCGATAAGCTCTAGTAATAGGTTAAATGGGATTAAAAGAATCTGCATAGCTGTATTGTTTGAACTAAACGGATGAAGTGTTAGTTCTTTAATAAAACCGCCGATACCCTTTATTTTTATTGAGTAACCAATCATTAGAATGAACACGCCCAGCGCAAGTGCTGCTGTCATGTTGATATCTGTAGTTGGTACAATTTTCATGTATACGTCGTGTGAATCCATACCAAACGCAGTTTCGCCAACAAATCCGGCAAATGCTGGTAGGAAGTCAACTGGGATTAAATCCATTAAGTTCATTAAGAATATCCACACGAATATTGTTAATGCTAATGGTGCAATTAGCTTACTTTTACCGTGGAAGGTATCGCGTACGTTGTCGCCAACGAACTCAACAACCATTTCAATGAAACACTGAAATTTCCCAGGTACACCCAGAGTTGATTTTTTTGCGGCACTACGGAAGATCCATAAAAATATTAGACCTAGTCCGATAGACCATGCGAGGGTATCTACATGCCATGTCCAGAAGCCACTATCCGTACATGCTTTATTGAAGGCAAGACCAGCGTCGGTCGAGCACATCTTAGCATTGGTTAAGTGGTGCTGAATATGGCTAGATAGAGTAACTTCTTCTGCAGCCATGTTATATCCCAAAAGTTAATGTTTAAAAAAAACGGGTGTAAACAATCCTGTAAACAACACCAACACATAAGCACAAAAGAAAGGTAATAAAACTACCGGATAAAGCTTTAGCATTAGTGCAAACAAAACGATTGTTAGCATAAATTTTAATCCGTTGCCGCGTTTCAACGAGGCATACGCTTGATTTGCTCGACTTGCACCCATATATCTGAATGCATAAAGCGCAAATACAAAGTTAGGAAGTACTGCGACAGCGCCACCAGCTAATGCTGAAAGTGCGGCATTGGTTTCCCAACCTATAAAAATTATTAGTGCAGCTAAAAGGGCTACAAATCCCTGAAGGCAAATTAATTTTAATGCGGCAAGCCTATACGGGCCTGCTAACTTATTAGTCACTTTTAATTAACCTTTATGACGCTCTAATTGTCAGGGTATGAAAACTGGCGAAATTATACTTAATCCTGCCAGTTTTGCAACTTGAGTAGGTGCTTTGTAACACAAAATCGCTGTAAATGTCCCTTTTTAGACATCCAATGAATTAATGGTGGGAATAGTCTTGATTGATACGGTTTAAAATACCGTCTAACTCGTCAAGATTAGTGTAAGAAATAACCAACTTCCCTTTGCCTTTCTTGTTGTAATTTATTTCTACTTTTGCCCCTAAGTTATCAGCAAGTTGTTGCTCTAACTGTTTAACATCTGGGTCTTTTTCTATTACTTCTTTTGCTGGAGCAGGCTCTAAAATAGAGCGCACTAGCTTTTCAGTTTCGCGAACGGTCAATGCTTTCGCAACAGCTAAACGGGCTGCATCTGATTGCACTTCACCTTCAAGTGCTAATAAGCAACGAGCGTGACCCATTTCAATGTCACCATGCTCTAACAATATCTTTACATCGTTATTAAGATTATTTAAGCGTAATAAGTTAGTCACGGTCGTACGCGATTTACCAACTGCATCCGCCACTTGTTGATGCGTTAACTCAAACTCATTAAGCAAGCGATTAAGCGCTATCGCTTCTTCCATGGCGTTTAAGTCTTCACGCTGAATATTTTCAATTAGGGCAATAGCAACGGCCGCTTCATCGGGTACATCTTTAATAATACACGGTACAAACTCAAGCTTGGCAATTTGAGCCGCGCGCCAACGACGTTCACCGGCAATAATTTCATAACTGTTATGCGCAACTGGGCGCACAACAATCGGTTGAATTATCCCTTGTGAACGAATTGAACTGGCGAGTTCTTCAAGTGCCTCTTCAGACATGTCTTTACGAGGTTGGTATTTCCCTGAGTGTAAAAACTCGATGGGTAGTTTTTGTAATTCACTGTTGCTAGGCTGTGCCGCATTTTCAACTGCGTTTGTTACATTGGCGCTGTCGTGTTCCTTGCTTTCGCTTGGTGCAGGTTTAGATGAACTTAAAAGTGCATCGAGTCCTCGGCCTAAACCTCGTTTTTTAGCAGACATGTTATTTTTTTACCTCAAAGTTAGGCGACAACGGGAGTTGTTTTTTCTTTTCTGCGTAGCATTTCACCCGCGAGAGCTAAATACGCTTTCGCACCACTTGATGCTCGATCGTAGTACATTGCCGGTGCGCCAAAACTTGGGGCTTCTGCAAGTCGAACATTACGTGGGATCACCGTACGGTATACTTTATCGCCAAAATGTTGTTTTAATTGTTCTGATACATCATTTGCTAATCGATTACGCGGATCGTACATAGTACGAAGTATGCCTTCAATCTGTAAGTTAGGATTAACTAACTTAGCAAGTTGCGTAATCGTATCCATTAATGCAGTTAATCCTTCCAATGCATAATATTCACATTGCATTGGGACTAAAATAGAATCGGCAGCAGCCATGGCATTAACGGTTAACATATTTAAAGAAGGTGGGCAGTCTATAAAAATAAACTCGTACTGATCCTGAATTTTTTCAAGTGCATTGCGTAAGCGTACTTCGCGAGCAAATAATTCCATCAATTTAACTTCTGCAGCGGTCACATCGCCGTTTGCAGCAATCATATGATACTCGCCTGAGGTTTCTTTAATAATCACCTCATCAATAGGCTTATCTTCTATGAGTAAATCATAGATAGTAGGGACGTCACCATATTTGTCGACGCCACTGCCCATGGTCGCATTGCCTTGCGGATCGAGATCTATTAACAGCACTTTACGTTTCGTTGCAGCCATAGATGCAGCGAGATTAACGGCAGTGGTCGTTTTACCTACTCCGCCTTTTTGATTTGCTAATGCGATGACTTTTGCCACAGTGTCTCTGATCCCTAGTCTTTAGAAAGAATTATTAAATGTCGTTGTGCATCTAAATCGGGTACTTCTAATGCAATTTTTTGCTCAAACTTAACACCAGCAGGGAGTGAGTCTAATTCCTCACTTGGAAATACCCCTTTAAGTGCAATGAACTTACCTGAATGATCGATTAAGTGCGAACACCAGTCAATCATATCTTGTAACGATGCAAATGCACGACTTAGTACGCCATCTAATTTAACACTTGGTTGATATTCTTCAACTCTTGACTGCACAGGGGTCACATTATCAAGGCCAAGCTCATGTTTAACATGCATTAAAAAACGTACACGTTTACCTAAACTATCTAATAATACAAACTGCGTATCGGGTAAGGCAATAGCTAACACTATGCCCGGTAAACCAGGACCTGTGCCAACATCAATATATTGATGACCGGTCAAGTGAGGCGCAACAACTAAGCTATCCATTATATGTTTAACCATCATTTCTTGAGGTAAACGTACTGAGGTTAAATTATAGGCTTTATTCCACTTATCGAGTAATTCGACATAGCGAACAAGTTGTTGCTGTTGTTTTTGTGTTAGCGCAATATCAGTTTGCGCTAACAAAGTTGTTAATTGTTGCTGTAACACAATGTACCTTTACCGTTACGCAGTTTTGCGCAACAAGCCTTGCTTCTTCAGATACACTAATAATAGCGAAATCGCCGCTGGGGTGATACCAGAAATACGCGAAGCTTGACCAATAGTGTCTGGACGAGCATCAATTAGCTTAGCAACAACCTCATTTGATAAACCAGAGACGGTTTTATAATCAAACTCTTTTGGTAAAATTGTTTCTTCATGACGAAGCTGCTTATTGATCTCATCTTGCTGGCGTGCAATGTAACCTGCGTACTTAGTATGAATTTCAACCTGCTCTAAGGCGGCCTTATTGGTAAACTCAGATCCGAGTCCTTCAATAGCCATCAAGTCGTTATAACGCACTTCAGGTCGGCGTAATAATTCTTCTAAGCTGGCTTCACGCACAAGTGGCGTTTTTAGTAATTCATTTACTTGATCAACAACCGCATGATCTTTATGGATCCAGGTATCTTTAATACGCTGTTTCTCTTTAGCGATCACTTCCATTTTTTCGTTGAATGCTTGCCAACGTTCATCGTTAACTAAACCTAATTCACGGCCTTTTTCAGTTAAACGTATATCAGCGTTGTCTTCACGTAGTAACAAACGGTATTCAGCACGGCTAGTAAACATGCGGTACGGTTCTTTTGTACCCAGTGTTGCTAGGTCGTCAATTAGTACGCCAACATAGGCTTCATCACGACGTGGCGTCCACGACTCTTTGCCTTGCACTTGTAATGCCGCATTCATACCTGCGATCAGACCTTGTGCGCCCGCTTCTTCGTAACCGGTCGTACCATTAATCTGACCAGCAAAAAATAAACCATCAATAAATTTAGTTTCTAATGATTGTTTTAAGTCGCGCGGATCAAAAAAGTCATATTCAATAGCGTAGCCAGGACGACAAATATGTGCATTTTCAAATCCGGTGATCGATTGCACAATTTCTAACTGCACATCGAACGGTAAGCTGGTTGAAATACCGTTAGGATATAACTCGTATGACGTTAAGCCTTCTGGCTCTACAAATATCTGGTGCTTATCTTTATCAGCAAAACGGACAATTTTATCTTCAATAGACGGACAGTAACGTGGGCCTATTCCTTCGATAACACCTGAGTACATAGGTGAGCGATGTAAGTTTTTGCGAATAACATCATGTGTTTTTTCATTTGTGTAAGTGATGTAACACGGAATTTGTTGTGGGTGATCACTTTGTTTACCCATAAATGAGAATACCGGTGTTGGTGCATCACCTGGTTGTTCTTGCATTTTAGAAAAATCAACAGTGCGTGCATCAATACGTGGTGGTGTGCCTGTTTTTAAACGATCCACTCTAAATGGAAGTTCGCGTAAACGATCAGCCAATGCAATTGAAGGTGGATCGCCTGCACGGCCACCTTTAAAGTTTTCAAGACCGATATGAATTTGGCCACCTAAGAATGTGCCTACGGTTAGTACTACACTAGGAGCACTGAAACGCAGACCCATTTGGGTAACGACACCTGTTACACGGTTGTTTTCAACGATAAGATCATCACATGATTGTTGAAAAATCTTTAAGTTTTCTTGGTTTTGAAGTGTGTTCTGAATAGCCGCTTTGTACAAAGCACGATCCGCTTGAGCACGAGTAGCTCGTACAGCAGGGCCTTTAGAAGAATTAAGCGTACGGAATTGGATCCCGCCTTTGTCAATAGCCTGAGCCATTGCGCCACCAAGAGCATCAATTTCTTTAACTAAGTGGCCTTTGCCAATGCCACCAATCGCTGGGTTACAAGACATTTGACCAAGGGTATCCATATTGTGAGTCAGCAGCAGGGTATTCATCCCCATACGGGCAGCTGCCAATGCGGCTTCAGTGCCAGCATGTCCACCACCTACTACGATAACGTCAAAATTTTCGTGAAAAATCATTAATGGGATCCTACTTAAATCAAACCAGTAAACTTCAAAAGGGAGCGTATTCTACCTAGAAATTAGCAGAAGATAAATGATTAAACAGTGCTCAAGATCTAAGTAAGTGATCTCTAATAATATAAAGGATCTTTTAAAGAGATCTTTTAATACTATTACTACTACTGATCAGCTTTTCTGTTGATAAGCTTTAGATCATGATTAAAAACATATAATTAGATCGGATCTAAAAGTGTTAATATGATCGGATCTTCAGGTAAATAAGCTCTGATCAAAACAGGCTGTTATGCACAGGCCGATCAAGTCTCGATCTTATCCCATGGATAAGCATGGTTAAAAAAGCAGTTTAATCAGTGTTTATCCACAAAATCTGTTAAATTATTAGTAAATTGTGGGTAACTTTATTTATAACTTTTTACTTGATCTTTCTATTTTAGACCTGTTTTTGCTATCCACGAGTCTAACCAAGCTAAGGCCGTATCTTCTGGAAGTGCTTCATCAAGAATATTCAGTTCTAAGCGCGGTGCTAACTGTATCGCGCCTTTTTGGCTTAAAAGCGTATCTATATTACGCCCTGCAAGGTTATACGTGTCATAACTGGTATCACCTAAAGCAATGACCGTGTACTTTAAGTGCGATAAATCATCAACTTGAGATAACTCATCAACAAAGTTAATAAGGTTTTCTGGGTAATCACCCGCACCATAGGTTGATGTACAAATTAACCAAATGGTATTTTGCTGATCTATTTCACTAAATTCAGGTTGATCATGTAGTTGGGTATTAATACCTTGGCTATTAAGCGCATCGTTTAGTTGCTCGGCAACGTATTCTGCGGATCCCATTTGACTACCAACGATAAGATTTACTGAACTCATGAATATTTGTGATCACTATTAGTTTTAATTGCCGCCTATGATAGCCCAGTGAGTATAACAGTAAAGTTAAGAGTGCCATTTTGTATAACTATTTTTGTACTTATTTAAGCCTTCACTTAAATGTACTGCTTAACTACTTGATAATTAAAGGTTTAACAAAATATCTTTAAATGTAATCTTCTGATCAAGTTGTTGATAAGGTTGGGGAAAGCTCTGCTTAACTATCAATTAAAGTTGCAGTTTTATTGCTAAGTCATTGATTTTATATTTAGTATTTGCCACCAGCGATTGAAAATAAACGTATAGATGCTTGTTGATCTTAATGTGGATATAAAGCTTGTTGATAACCTTAAATTGGGATCGAAAAAAATTTTAAAAAATGATCTATTTGATTAGATCAGGCTAAATAACCATTATTATTTTTTATAAACAGCCCTTTTTTAATTAAATACAGCTTATTTCCCCATTTTAAAGACGTTTAATTCCTCGCTGAAGCAAAAAAACACGCAATTGTGGATAACTGATCTGCAAAAAAATAAATTTGAGTGATCTAAAGTGAATATTTAACTGAATTTTGCTGGTGGTGTAGACGAACAAAACGTATTTTTTAGTTACGTTTTGTTTTTATGACTTGATAATTCCCCCTATTCAAACATGGATAACCAATGCTATAGCTTCAGTTTTAGAGTGTTTAATAAGCATAACTACAGCTATTTTTTCTATAAATTAAGGCGTTCTAGCCGCTATTTGCTGTGATTATTGGCCTTGTAAAATCTTTTATGTACATTATTAAAGGCGAATTGAGGCTGATATAAGTGCAGCTTAAACTGTATTTGTAGTCTGTTTGGTTTTTAAAGTGGATTATTAAAACACAGCTAGGTGAGTTGTTATTGTAAATATTAGGCATGAAAAAGAGCGCCTAAGCGCCCTTAATAAATTATATCGTTACTTATTAATTTGACTATTTACCGATACAAAACGAGCTAAATATTTTGCCAAGTAGATCATCTGAGGTAAATTCACCAGTTATTTCGTTAAGATACTGCTGCGTTAAACGCAGTTCTTCAGCCAAAATTTCACCGGCCACATGCATTTCTAATTGTGTTTTACCGGTATCTAAGTGGTAGGCTGCATGCTCAAGGGCATCTAAGTGACGACGACGCGCCATAAATCCACCCTCTGTGGCCCCATCAAAACCAATACAGGCTTTTAAGTGCTCACGCACTAGTTCTATGCCGTCAGCATTCTTAGCGCTTAAACTGATGACCGGATATTGTTGCTCTTGATCCATACCGACTACATCACCTGATAAATCGGCTTTGTTTCTGATCACGGTCACGCCCATACCTTGGGGTAACTTAGCCATAAATTCTGGCCAAATAGCATGAGGGTCGGTATCGGCTGTATCTGTACCATCAAGCATAAATAACACGCGATCGGCTTGGTTTATTTCATCCCATGCACGCTCAATACCTATTTGTTCAACGCGATCTGGGCTTTCACGCAGGCCTGCGGTGTCGATTATATGTAGTGGCATACCATCTATATGTATGTGCTCACGAAGTACATCGCGGGTGGTGCCGGCTATTTCAGTTACGATTGCCGCTTCTCGTCCTGCTAATGCATTAAGTAAGCTTGATTTGCCTGCATTAGGACGACCTGCAATAACGACACGCATACCTTCGCGCATTATGCTACCTTGTTTGGCTTGATTGGTAACCGCATTAAGTTGCTCAATAATGGCATTCAAATCACCGCCTACTTTTCCGTCTGATAAAAAATCGATTTCTTCATCAGGAAAATCAATAGCCGCTTCTACATACATACGTAAGTGAATGACTTTTTCTACTAAGGTTTCTATATGCTTAGAGAATTGACCTTGAAGTGACTGTAGGGCGCTTTTGGCCGCTTGTTCACTGGTTGCATTAATTAAATCGGCAATAGCTTCAGCTTGAGTTAAATCAAGCTTGTCGTTCATAAAGGCA contains:
- the atpD gene encoding F0F1 ATP synthase subunit beta, which produces MSLGKVVQIIGAVVDIEFPQDSVPAVYDALKVTDGDLAGLTLEVQQQLGGGVVRTIALGTTDGLRRGAAVANTGEAIQVPVGTKTLGRIMNVLGEPIDEAGPIGEDERMSIHRAAPTYEEQSSSVELLETGIKVIDLVCPFAKGGKVGLFGGAGVGKTVNMMELIRNIAIEHSGYSVFAGVGERTREGNDFYHEMNDSNVLDKVSLVYGQMNEPPGNRLRVALTGLTMAEKFRDEGRDVLFFVDNIYRYTLAGTEVSALLGRMPSAVGYQPTLAEEMGVLQERIASTKTGSITSIQAVYVPADDLTDPSPATTFAHLDATVVLSRDIASLGIYPAVDPLDSSSRQLDPQVIGEEHYGIARGVQTVLQRYKELKDIIAILGMDELSDEDKQLVSRARKIQRFLSQPFFVAEVFTGAPGKYVSLKDTIAGFKGILNGEFDDMPEQAFYMVGSIEEAQEKAKSM
- the atpG gene encoding F0F1 ATP synthase subunit gamma — its product is MASGKEIKSKIGSIKNTQKITSAMEMVAASKMKKAQERVASSRPYAEKLRKVIGRVAQANLDFTHPFLEEREVKRVGYIVISTDRGLCGGLNSNEFKKVALEIKAWKEKGVDADFATLGSKAAGFFQRFGGQVLAKKAGLGDKPSVQDVIGPVKIMLDAFSEGKIDRLFLVYNNFVNTMKQEPIVDQLLPLPKAEEEVSTHAWDYLYEPNPEAILESLLVRFIESQVYQGVVENAASEQAARMVAMKAATDNAGDLMDELQLVYNKARQAAITQEISEICSGSAAV
- the atpA gene encoding F0F1 ATP synthase subunit alpha; amino-acid sequence: MQLNSTEISDLIKQRIEKFEVVSEARNEGTIVSVTDGIIRIHGLADCMQGEMIELPGNRYAIALNLERDSIGAVVMGPYADLTEGVKVYTTGRILEVPVGAGLLGRVVNTLGAPIDGKGALDNDGFEPVEKIAPGVIERQSVDEPVQTGYKSIDAMIPVGRGQRELVIGDRQTGKTALAIDAIINQKDTGVKCVYVAVGQKASTIANVVRKLEEHGALANTIVVVASASESAALQYLAPFSGCTMGEYFRDRGENALIVYDDLSKQAVAYRQISLLLKRPPGREAYPGDVFYLHSRLLERASRVNTDYVEKFTNGEVKGKTGSLTALPIIETQGGDVSAFVPTNVISITDGQIFLETDLFNSGIRPAVNAGISVSRVGGAAQTKIVKKLGGGIRLALAQYRELAAFSQFASDLDDATRAQLEHGERVTELMKQKQYAPMSVAEMSLSLFAAEKGYLKDIEIAKIMDFEAALLSYANSTYAELMAQINETGNYNAEIEAQLKELLEKFKSTQTW
- the atpH gene encoding F0F1 ATP synthase subunit delta translates to MSELTTIARPYAKAAFELAVEKGTIESWNDMLFFAGHVASNEQASTILAGLPTATAQAELFINLCGEQLNEQGQNLVKVMAENGRLIALPEVAHLFSALKADYDKEIDIDVISATPLAAAQQESLVAALEKRFARKVKLNCSEDATVVGGLIIKAGDTVIDGSLRGKLNRLATTLQS
- the atpF gene encoding F0F1 ATP synthase subunit B, with the translated sequence MNLNATLIGELIAFTVFVLFCMKYVWPPLNGAIEARQKKIEDGLAASDRAEKDLELAQHKAAEQLKDAKAQAADIIDQAKKRAVLIVDEETVRGQQEREKIIAQGHSEIESERNRVTEELRKKVATLAVVGAERILEREINQAAHSDIVEKLVAEL
- the atpE gene encoding F0F1 ATP synthase subunit C, with product MELVLGLKYIAVALLIGFGAIGTAIGFGNMGGKFLEACARQPELAPSLQVKMFILAGLIDAVAMIGVGIAMVLLFVL
- the atpB gene encoding F0F1 ATP synthase subunit A; translated protein: MAAEEVTLSSHIQHHLTNAKMCSTDAGLAFNKACTDSGFWTWHVDTLAWSIGLGLIFLWIFRSAAKKSTLGVPGKFQCFIEMVVEFVGDNVRDTFHGKSKLIAPLALTIFVWIFLMNLMDLIPVDFLPAFAGFVGETAFGMDSHDVYMKIVPTTDINMTAALALGVFILMIGYSIKIKGIGGFIKELTLHPFSSNNTAMQILLIPFNLLLELIALVSKPFSLALRLFGNLYAGELIFILIGAIGLMQLPLHFVWAVFHILVIVLQAFVFMMLTIVYLSMASSDNH
- a CDS encoding ATP synthase subunit I; amino-acid sequence: MTNKLAGPYRLAALKLICLQGFVALLAALIIFIGWETNAALSALAGGAVAVLPNFVFALYAFRYMGASRANQAYASLKRGNGLKFMLTIVLFALMLKLYPVVLLPFFCAYVLVLFTGLFTPVFFKH